A region from the Sulfuricella sp. genome encodes:
- the cysC gene encoding adenylyl-sulfate kinase translates to MSIDVTRQTVWQQLSIDRASRSRLMNQNPCCLWLTGLSASGKSTIADLLEKRLHAMGQHTYLLDGDNVRHGLNRDLGFSDADRIENIRRVAEVARLMVDAGLIVLVSFISPFKVERRMARDLFGEGEFIEIFVDTPLAECEHRDPKGLYAKARRGELKQFTGIDSAYEPPEAPEVHLFPDQKMSAENCAEQILAYLGAPQKTEKNVREGDE, encoded by the coding sequence ATGTCTATTGATGTGACACGCCAGACCGTTTGGCAACAGCTAAGCATTGACCGTGCATCCCGCTCCCGGTTGATGAATCAGAACCCATGTTGTCTCTGGTTAACCGGCCTCTCGGCATCTGGAAAATCCACCATTGCGGATTTGCTTGAAAAACGACTTCATGCCATGGGGCAGCACACATATTTGCTGGATGGCGATAACGTTCGGCATGGCTTGAATCGGGATTTGGGTTTTTCGGATGCCGACCGTATCGAGAATATCCGCCGGGTGGCAGAAGTGGCCCGGTTAATGGTGGATGCCGGATTGATTGTACTGGTTTCGTTTATTTCGCCATTCAAGGTTGAACGTCGCATGGCGCGTGATTTGTTTGGGGAGGGGGAGTTCATCGAGATTTTTGTCGATACCCCGCTGGCTGAATGCGAGCACCGCGACCCTAAAGGTCTTTACGCCAAAGCACGGCGCGGCGAGTTGAAGCAATTTACAGGGATTGATAGCGCATATGAACCGCCTGAAGCACCCGAGGTGCATCTTTTCCCAGATCAGAAAATGAGTGCGGAAAATTGTGCCGAGCAGATATTGGCGTATTTGGGGGCACCTCAGAAAACTGAAAAAAACGTACGGGAAGGTGACGAGTGA
- a CDS encoding type II toxin-antitoxin system MqsA family antitoxin: MKCPVCGAAKLIHDTRDLPYTYKGETTLITAVTADFCPACAESILDSTESDRVMCEMRTFSKQVNAAIVDPGFITSVRKKLALDQREAAEIFGGGINAFSRYETGKTRPPLALVKLLKVLERHPDLLSEVRAA, from the coding sequence ATGAAATGTCCTGTTTGCGGCGCTGCGAAACTGATCCACGACACCCGTGACCTGCCCTACACCTACAAGGGTGAAACTACCCTCATTACGGCGGTGACTGCTGACTTCTGCCCGGCCTGTGCCGAGTCGATCCTGGATTCGACGGAATCTGACCGCGTCATGTGCGAGATGCGCACCTTCTCGAAACAGGTGAATGCGGCCATCGTCGATCCTGGCTTCATCACCAGCGTGCGCAAGAAGCTCGCTCTCGACCAGCGCGAAGCGGCTGAAATTTTCGGCGGCGGCATCAATGCCTTCTCGCGCTACGAGACCGGCAAGACCAGGCCACCGCTGGCCTTGGTGAAGTTGCTCAAGGTGCTGGAGCGTCACCCAGATCTGCTCAGTGAGGTCAGAGCCGCCTGA
- a CDS encoding glycosyltransferase family 4 protein codes for MSIDKRKKRILYVENGIGYGGAIICLRHLVRNLDRNKFEPMVITGLTGPQYREIVTEAHWKHIPDRRLDVVTMKRKLQAARWPDALPGLRWLANQVLSRLDDVFNFLPALLQTLWVVQRFKPDLIHANNEPLCNRSALLAGKMMGVPIVAHVRGDQQGSMLMHSFFKMPDYFVTVSRWVSDSIGRLGVPAEKRTYIYDGIELHKLNVAADGLAFRRQHLLPEDAFIVGLVGLLIPWKGQMVFIEAARQLLQEMPDAIFAIVGGTPEECRAYEAELRQIVEQPELKGRVVFTGHVSDMAAVYNGLDVVLSASTSPEPLGTMIIEAMTMARPLIAPDHGGAVEMIENGKTGLLFKAGSAKDLAEKISTLYREPVLRKDVGQSARAHALQAFSVEEHVRHIEGVYKQLLKMP; via the coding sequence ATGTCTATTGATAAGCGCAAAAAACGCATTCTTTACGTGGAAAATGGCATCGGCTACGGCGGCGCCATTATTTGCCTGCGGCATCTGGTGAGAAACCTGGACCGGAACAAGTTCGAGCCCATGGTGATCACCGGGCTCACCGGCCCGCAATATCGGGAGATCGTTACCGAAGCACACTGGAAGCATATCCCGGACCGGCGCCTGGATGTGGTGACCATGAAACGCAAGTTGCAGGCGGCGCGGTGGCCGGATGCATTGCCCGGCTTGCGATGGCTGGCAAACCAGGTGCTGTCAAGACTGGATGATGTGTTTAATTTCCTGCCGGCCTTGCTTCAGACACTGTGGGTCGTTCAGCGTTTTAAACCTGACCTGATTCATGCCAACAATGAACCTTTGTGTAATCGCTCGGCATTACTGGCAGGCAAAATGATGGGGGTCCCCATCGTTGCCCACGTCCGCGGGGATCAACAAGGTTCGATGCTAATGCACTCGTTCTTCAAAATGCCTGACTATTTCGTCACCGTGTCCCGCTGGGTTTCGGACAGCATCGGGCGTTTAGGCGTTCCGGCGGAAAAACGCACCTACATCTACGACGGGATTGAGCTCCACAAACTCAATGTGGCTGCCGATGGGCTAGCGTTTCGCAGACAGCATCTGCTTCCGGAGGATGCCTTCATCGTTGGCCTGGTGGGCTTGTTGATACCCTGGAAAGGGCAGATGGTTTTTATCGAAGCTGCAAGGCAATTGCTGCAAGAAATGCCGGATGCTATCTTCGCAATTGTAGGGGGCACGCCGGAAGAATGCCGGGCTTATGAAGCGGAGTTGCGGCAAATCGTGGAGCAGCCCGAATTGAAGGGCAGGGTGGTATTTACTGGCCATGTGAGCGATATGGCTGCGGTTTACAATGGACTGGATGTCGTGCTTTCGGCTTCGACTTCCCCAGAACCTCTTGGCACCATGATTATCGAAGCCATGACCATGGCTCGGCCCCTCATAGCCCCGGATCATGGCGGTGCCGTGGAAATGATCGAGAACGGCAAAACCGGGCTGCTATTCAAGGCGGGGAGTGCTAAGGATCTTGCCGAAAAAATTAGCACTCTTTACCGCGAACCGGTTCTGCGCAAGGATGTTGGGCAGTCGGCGCGCGCCCATGCGTTGCAGGCATTTTCTGTTGAGGAGCATGTCCGGCATATCGAGGGTGTGTACAAGCAACTGCTGAAAATGCCCTGA
- a CDS encoding sulfotransferase, with the protein MLSIIGRFLSSIIIKNPIFIVGGSRSGTSVLVQALGKHKLIYSFKGEDPFITDIGGMVYNLEYASEREINYYKNSLRVSHSYIYDNLRRLSYESAFGKNYGLMRMLKDMVHREFNPVAKKFWCAKTFPNENVAKGLVKIYPSAKFILIHRNGINVVHSRTQFPGFRDLDFRSQCEEWAHSENHFAYLFEHESAIVIKHEDLIEDPHAVFQKICKHLGIEYDPRTAKFTSTHQVHPLATVGTSENVDVKEVMSQRGSVYESWSIEQRQIFREVCSEAMDRMGYVIPFKE; encoded by the coding sequence GTGCTAAGCATAATTGGTAGATTCCTTTCCTCAATAATTATCAAAAATCCAATTTTTATTGTGGGAGGTAGCCGATCGGGCACCAGTGTCCTGGTTCAGGCTCTCGGAAAGCATAAACTGATTTACAGCTTCAAGGGAGAAGATCCGTTTATCACGGATATCGGGGGCATGGTTTACAATTTGGAATATGCTTCTGAGCGTGAGATCAATTACTATAAAAATTCTCTCAGGGTTAGCCACAGTTATATTTATGACAATCTTCGCCGTCTAAGTTATGAGAGCGCGTTCGGAAAAAACTATGGTTTGATGCGAATGCTGAAAGATATGGTGCATCGCGAATTTAATCCTGTCGCCAAGAAATTCTGGTGTGCCAAAACATTTCCGAATGAAAATGTGGCAAAGGGTTTAGTAAAGATTTATCCCAGTGCGAAATTTATACTGATACATCGCAATGGGATTAATGTTGTGCATTCACGCACTCAATTTCCCGGTTTCCGGGACTTGGATTTTCGAAGTCAATGTGAAGAGTGGGCTCATAGCGAAAACCACTTTGCTTACCTGTTCGAGCATGAAAGCGCCATTGTCATCAAGCATGAAGATTTGATCGAAGATCCCCACGCCGTGTTCCAGAAAATTTGCAAACACCTTGGAATCGAATACGACCCAAGGACTGCCAAGTTCACTAGCACCCATCAGGTGCATCCCTTGGCAACCGTGGGCACCTCAGAAAATGTTGATGTGAAGGAAGTTATGAGCCAGCGTGGCTCTGTCTATGAGAGCTGGTCGATCGAACAACGCCAGATTTTCAGAGAGGTGTGTTCAGAAGCGATGGATAGAATGGGATACGTTATTCCTTTCAAGGAATAA